The genomic DNA GCATGGCCGGCAGCAGTTGGCCATACTGGCTGGTGGAGAATGCCACCATGCGGCCGCTGCCGGTGAAGACCATGGCTTCCTGCACGCCGTTGGCTTCGCGCAGGCGGGTCAGGGCCAGCGTCACGCCGGTGTCGGAATTGCGGTTCAGTTCCGCGGCCATGGAGCGCGCCCGCGCGTCCAGGTCGGCCAGCAGCGAGTCGAGCGCGGCGCGGCCGAGGTTCAGGCCGGCCTCGAGCGCGCTATCGACCCGCACGTTGAACCACGACTCGATCGAGCGCGACATGAACTGCACCGAGACCGTGTAGATCAGCGCGCCGGGCACCACGCCGATCAGGGCAAAGGCCAGCGAAAACCGCGCGGTAAGCCGGGCGCCGAACTGCCGGCGGCGGATCTGCCGCGCCAGCCGCACCGTCAGCGCCACCACCCAGACGAACAGCGCCAGGGCGAAAATGCCGTTCAGAATCAACAGCGTGTCGTAATAGCGGGCAAAGCGCGAGGCATTGCCGGTGGACCACGCCAGCAGGCCCAGCAACGCCAGGCCGCTCACGGCGCCGACCATCAAGGCCAGCCGAAGCAGCAGCCTCATGAGGGGTCTTTCTCCTTGTCACCCAGCGTGAACGAAAAATCGGTCCACGGCGTCGCCTGGATCCAGGAACTGCTGTTCAGGGCATTGACCTGGAAGGGCCGCGGCAGCAGCGACGTGTCCAGCCGCAACCGCAGCTGGCCGCCATAGACCACGCCTTCGTCGAACTCGTCGGCGTCGGCCACCTGCCAGTTGCGGACGTGGCGGATGACGCTCATGGCATCGTCCAGCGATGCCACGGGGAAGGAAAGCTCGCCCACCCCGGCGCGCCACTGGCGCGTCAGCGCGTTGTAGATCACGCGCCAGGTGCGCGAAGTATCCACCAGGGATTTGTCGAACCACCACCAGCGCTCGCGCGTGATGGTCAGGTCGGCGGTGAAATACAGGGGCACGCCGCGCTGGGCGGCGTCTCGCAATTGCGGGTTCAGTTCGAATTCGATGTCGGCATCGATTTCAAGTTTGTCGCCACGCACCACCGGTTCGACCCGCGCCACTTTCGGCTCGGATCCATGCGCCTGGCCGGCCGGCACCAATGACAGCGCGGCAGATGCGAACAACAACCCGAGAAATAAGCGTGAAATGATGGACATACGACACCAGAACCCCCGTCATGCCCCCTATTCTTGGCGATTCACGACTGCTTGGCAAACAAGGCGTAGAAAAACCCATCGTGCTGCGCCGCGGGTGTTGCGTCGACAGCAACTGGCAGCAATTGCCCCGGCGCCTCCAGGCGCCGGGCATCGGGATGGCGCTGCAGGAATTCCAGCGCCTGGCGCGTGCCTTCGATCGGGAATACCGAGCAGGTCACGTACAGCAGCCGGCCGCCAGGCGCCACGGTCTGCCAGAGCGCGTCCAGGATGCGGGTCTGCAGCGTGGCGGTGCGGCGCAGGTCGTTTTCGCGACGCAGCCAGCGGATGTCGGGGTGGCGCCGCACGATGCCCGATGCGGTGCAGGGCACGTCCGCCAGCACCGCATCGAACGGCCGGCCGTCCCACCAGGCGTCCAGATCGGCGGCGTCGGCCGCCTGCAACCGCGCCCGCTCGCCGGCTAGGCCCAGCCGGTCCAGGTTCTGGCCGACCCGCGCCAAGCGCCCGGCATCGGCGTCCAGCGCCAGCAGGTCGATGTCCGCCAGCTCCAGCAGGTGCGCCGTCTTGCCGCCGGGCGCCGCGCAGGCGTCCAGCACGCGCATGCCGTCGACCGGCGCCAGCAGCTCGGCCGCCAGCTGGGCGCCGGCGTCCTGCACCGACCACCAGCCCTCGGCGAAGCCGGGCAGTTGCGCCACGGGCCGGGGCGTGGCCAGCACCAGGCCCGCCACGCCGACGGGCTCGGCCGCCAGGCCGGCGTCCCGGAACGCGGCCAGCACCTGCTCGCGGCTGGCGCGGCGGCGGTTGACGCGCAGGGTCAGCGGCGCCGGCAGGTTGGCGGCACGCAGGATGTCCTGCCATTGCTGGGGATAGGCCACGCGCAGTTGCTTGACCCACCAGCCCGGATGGTTCCATTCGGCCTCGGGGCTGTCGGCCACCGCGGCCGCCAGCGCCTCGCGTTCCCGCAGGAAGCGGCGCAGGCAGCCATTGAGCAGGCCCTTGAACGAGGCCAGGCTGCGGTTCCTGGAGGCGGCCGTGACGGCCTGGTCCACGACGGTGTGCGGCGCGTACACGGGCATGCCCGGCAGCGCGGCCGCGGCCTCTCCCTCGGCCCGCAGCAGGGTCAGGGAGACCAGCAGCAGCGACTCGAACAACACGTTGGGATAGCGCTGCACCAACTCGCGGCCGACCGCGTCGGCCCAGCCCAGATAGCGCATGGCGTGGAACGACACCGCCTGCACGGCCGGTCGCAGCGGTCCGTCGACGTCGGCCAGC from Achromobacter xylosoxidans includes the following:
- a CDS encoding DUF4390 domain-containing protein, with the translated sequence MSIISRLFLGLLFASAALSLVPAGQAHGSEPKVARVEPVVRGDKLEIDADIEFELNPQLRDAAQRGVPLYFTADLTITRERWWWFDKSLVDTSRTWRVIYNALTRQWRAGVGELSFPVASLDDAMSVIRHVRNWQVADADEFDEGVVYGGQLRLRLDTSLLPRPFQVNALNSSSWIQATPWTDFSFTLGDKEKDPS
- the rsmB gene encoding 16S rRNA (cytosine(967)-C(5))-methyltransferase RsmB; translated protein: MSTRSAPPHLAPPLSTVLLASAGVVEQVLDGRSLTEALADVDGPLRPAVQAVSFHAMRYLGWADAVGRELVQRYPNVLFESLLLVSLTLLRAEGEAAAALPGMPVYAPHTVVDQAVTAASRNRSLASFKGLLNGCLRRFLREREALAAAVADSPEAEWNHPGWWVKQLRVAYPQQWQDILRAANLPAPLTLRVNRRRASREQVLAAFRDAGLAAEPVGVAGLVLATPRPVAQLPGFAEGWWSVQDAGAQLAAELLAPVDGMRVLDACAAPGGKTAHLLELADIDLLALDADAGRLARVGQNLDRLGLAGERARLQAADAADLDAWWDGRPFDAVLADVPCTASGIVRRHPDIRWLRRENDLRRTATLQTRILDALWQTVAPGGRLLYVTCSVFPIEGTRQALEFLQRHPDARRLEAPGQLLPVAVDATPAAQHDGFFYALFAKQS